TAAGTTTACCTTTCTAATGATAATCACCTCTGTCTTTAAAATACATGAGGTTTTATTATATACCATAATTAATAAATAGGACATAATCAATTGTGGTACACTAAGACATTATCATAAATCAATCATACAATTTTATTTTTTTTAATAAAGTTATTGACATATGCCCAAAACGTGTTATAATTACATTATGAGCATATGCCCATAACAAATAAATTGAAAGGAGCGAGCTTAATGCCAAGATTAGATGGAACAGGTCCACAAGGTCAAGGACCATTAACTGGAAGAGGTTTAGGAAAATGTACTGATGGGAAAGCTAAGAACTTTAGCGGAAATGGAATAGGTTTTAACAGAAGACAAGGTGATAGATTATTTTTGAGAAGAAGAAACAGAGGAAGACGTTTCTTTGGAAATCAATCAACTAACGATAACTAAACTTTGTAAGCTAAAAAACTTATAGGTGGTGATTAATATTCCTAGACCAAGAAAAGTAAGGCGAATAGGCTGTAGACCACAGTTTATGAATTTCGGGCCACAAGGTCCTAATTATAATAATGAAATCATCACTCTAAAAATTGAAGAATATGAAAGTATTAGATTGATGGATTTAAAAAACCTTGATCAATCTGCATGTGCAGAGCTTATGGGTATTGGGCGATCGACATTTCAACGCATATATAAAGAAGCCAGAACAAAAATTGCTGACAGTATCGTTAATGGAAAACGTCTAATAATTGAGGCTGAACAATTTGACCACCCAGGCGGAAAAGGTCACTGCCACAGGCATTTCAAAGGTAATGATTTTTAGTAAAGGAGCTGTTATGGAAAACAGCTCCTTTTTTCTTTTTAAGGCTGATACAATGGATCTAAGCCCCCTTTAGGTAGTGGTACCAAACTATCATCTCCATCATTGGGGTCCACTTCAATAAAATATCCATCTCCATCATTATCAATTCTAGAAGGATCAGTTGCTACATAGTAATTATTATTTACTGTATAATTTATACCATCAGATGTTTTTATTACAACATCACCACAGACAACAGAATTACCAATATTAGTAGTA
The sequence above is a segment of the Vallitalea longa genome. Coding sequences within it:
- a CDS encoding DUF5320 domain-containing protein, whose translation is MPRLDGTGPQGQGPLTGRGLGKCTDGKAKNFSGNGIGFNRRQGDRLFLRRRNRGRRFFGNQSTNDN
- a CDS encoding DUF134 domain-containing protein produces the protein MINIPRPRKVRRIGCRPQFMNFGPQGPNYNNEIITLKIEEYESIRLMDLKNLDQSACAELMGIGRSTFQRIYKEARTKIADSIVNGKRLIIEAEQFDHPGGKGHCHRHFKGNDF